In Diachasmimorpha longicaudata isolate KC_UGA_2023 unplaced genomic scaffold, iyDiaLong2 ctg00000132.1, whole genome shotgun sequence, one genomic interval encodes:
- the LOC135171971 gene encoding ribosome biogenesis protein BRX1 homolog — protein MTNKSLKRKREMENVKQGIPKDEGEVLPAKRSSDEPPVKREKWTNRQRVLVFASRGINHRDRHLMEDLKSLMPHHRTEAKMERQKNLQVVNEICEAKNCNKAVLFEGRRKRDLYMWFSNVKSGPSAKFLVENIYTMGEMKVTGNCLKGSRPILSFDENFSKNPHYALLRELFTQIFGVPNHHPKSKPFFDHIYTFSVLDNRIYFRNYQILTEDGGLAEIGPRFILNPVKIFAGSFGGETLWDNYFYISPAKYRQAVNKKAGGKYINRLEQKTAQKAHKPEVSYAFNPLDDIFK, from the exons atgacaaacAAGTCACTGAAACGGAaaagggaaatggaaaatgtgaAGCAAGGAATACCTAAGGACGAGGGAGAAGTCCTTCCTGCTAAGAGGTCGTCAGATGAGCCACCAGTTAAAAGG GAAAAATGGACGAACCGACAAAGGGTCTTGGTCTTCGCGTCCAGAGGGATAAATCATCGAGACCGTCACTTGATGGAGGATTTGAAGTCACTCATGCCTCATCATCGAACAGAAGCTAAAATGGAAAGGCAGAAGAACCTCCAGGTGGTGAACGAGATTTGCGAAGCCAAAAATTGTAACAAGgcggttttattcgaagggaggaggaAGAGAGATCTCtacatgtggttttcaaatgtcaAAAGTGGTCCCTCTGCCAAATTTTtggttgagaata tttacacaatgggagaaatgaaagtgacaggcaattgcctaaagggatcacgtccaattctctccttcgatgagaacttttcaaaaaatcctcactacgccctcctgcgaGAGTTGTtcacccagatatttggtgtgcccaaccaccaccccaaaagcaagcccttcttcgaccacatctacacattcagcgtcctggacaacaggatatacTTCAGAAACTAccagatcctgactgaagatggaggattagCAGAAATAGGTCCcagatttattttaaatccagtgaaaatattcgccgggagtttcgggggagaaaccctctgggacaactacttttacatctctccagcgaagtATCGTCAAGCCGtcaataagaaagctggtggaaagtatATAAATAGGCTCGAGCAGAAGACGGCACAGAAGGCgcacaagcctgaggtctcgtatgCGTTTAATCCATTGGATGACATATTTAAATGA